From Actinomycetota bacterium:
CCTCTTATCGGCAACGAAAAGGAGCAAATCGCCGGGTTTTGCTCCAAGCCTGTCCACTATTTCCTCCAGCTGACTTGGAGCAAAAAACTTCGCTATAGGGGATTTTACTTCATTCTCAGAAATCGCCATCCAAGATAGTCCCCTTGCTCCCTTCGCCGTGGCCGATTCAACCAACTCATCAATTTCCTTGCGAGAAAGGCCAGCACAACCCGGTACCCTTATCCCCTTGACTATCCCTCCCGACGCAATGGCATTCGTGAAAACCTTAAACTCGGACTGGAAGGCGATATCGGAGATATCCACCAAATCCAAACTATACCTTAGATCGGGCTTATCTGTCCCAAATCTTTCCACAGCCTCCTGATGGGATAGTCTTTCAAAGGGCGTCTTCAAATCGATATCGAGCAAGGAGAATATCTCCACCATCATTTCTTCCACCAATTGCAGGATGTCATCCTGGGTGACAAAGGACATCTCCAGATCTATCTGTGTGTGCTCCGGCTGTCTATCCGCTCTTAAGTCCTCATCCCTGAAACACCTGGCAATCTGGTAATACCTTTCGATCCCTCCGACCATGAGTATTTGCTTGAACAACTGAGGGGATTGAGGGAGAGCATAAAAACGCCCAGGTTGAAGCCGGCTGGGCACCAAATAATCCCTTGCTCCCTCGGGAGTACTTTTGGTAAGAATCGGCGTTTCTATTTCCAGGAAATCGCGTTTATTTAGGAACTCCCTAACCTTTGTGACCACCTCGTGTCTGAGCTTTAGATTACGAAGCATCTCGGGGCGTCTGATATCCAAGTACCGGAATTTGAGCCTAAGAGATTCGTCCACATCAACTCCACTTTCTATCTCAAATGGAGGTGTTTTGGATGGATTAAGAATCTCTATATCTCTGGCTATTACCTCAACTTCCCCCGTTGGGAGAGCTGGATTCACCGTCCCTTGGGGTCTCTTGGCCACCTTTCCCTCAACCCATATCACGTAT
This genomic window contains:
- the aspS gene encoding aspartate--tRNA ligase; the encoded protein is MRTKYSVRTHNCGKLSPKNVGEQVILAGWVQRRRDHGGLIFIDLRDRSGIVQVVSNPVHGTEAFNAARKIRGEYVIWVEGKVAKRPQGTVNPALPTGEVEVIARDIEILNPSKTPPFEIESGVDVDESLRLKFRYLDIRRPEMLRNLKLRHEVVTKVREFLNKRDFLEIETPILTKSTPEGARDYLVPSRLQPGRFYALPQSPQLFKQILMVGGIERYYQIARCFRDEDLRADRQPEHTQIDLEMSFVTQDDILQLVEEMMVEIFSLLDIDLKTPFERLSHQEAVERFGTDKPDLRYSLDLVDISDIAFQSEFKVFTNAIASGGIVKGIRVPGCAGLSRKEIDELVESATAKGARGLSWMAISENEVKSPIAKFFAPSQLEEIVDRLGAKPGDLLLFVADKREVTCEILGYLRGELADRLGLMDPLQFKFVWIVDFPLFEYDEEERRLKSHHHPFTLPMEDSLPLLDKDPLAARAYAYDLVVNGVEIGGGSLRIYDRKLQEKIFKLLEISPEEAERKFGFLLEALEYGAPPHGGIAFGLDRLAMLLAGCSSIREVIAFPKTQTATCPLTGAPDVVDEKQLKELHIRRR